TCAGCCAACTTACAGTAGTACTCAATTGTATGAACAGGAGAGGTAGTGATACAGAGTGTTCCCTGTGGAGTCATACCAGCTTCCTTAGCCCACTTCAATGCAGGCGCAATATTACGAATGTCATTCAGACCGTCGAAAAGACGAGTGATATCCACACCCTGAGCATGCTTTACACGATACATCAATGCACGAACATCATCAGGAACAGGATACATACGCAAAGCGTTCAGACCGCGGTCAAGCATGTGCGTCTTGATACCAGCTTCATGCAGAATCTTGGTGTAGGCACGTACAGACTCGTTTGGGTTCTCACCAGCTAAAAGATTAACCTGTTCAAATGCACCACCATTGGTTTCTACACGTGCAAAACAGCCCATCTCAACGAAGACTGGTGCGATACGAACTAACTCATCCTTACGTGGCTGGAACTTACCAGAGCTCTGCCACATGTCTCGATAAATGAGACTGAACTCAATTTTCTTTCCCATATATATTTTCAATATGTTACTAAATGAAGGGATTGCAGCATGCAATCTGACCTGCAAAATTAGATAAAAATTTCCAAAAAACGACTGACCGCTAATATTTTTTGCAATAATTGACTATCTTTGCAGTCTAAAAGTTAGTACATGAAGAAAATGTTTTTCCCTCTCTTCGGCTTTGCACTGCTTTTCCTTACAGCTTGTTACAACCAAGTATCGACTGGAGATCACAGTGCTATCGATGTTGAGGTTCAAATGAAAGGTGATAGTACACGCTACGGATTGGCGTGCGACGGTTGCTCTGATTCTATAATTGTTCTCCTACCAAATGAGGGAGGTGACCCTGTAAAGTTTGACATTGTAACAGCAAAACGCAATGGCATGGTTTATGGTACACCCGAGATAGGTGACGAATTAGCAATTGTTCCTAATCCTATTGACCCTTACGAGGCGGAAATGGTTATTAATCTTGAACAAATGAAAGGTACATGGACTTTCCAAGTCTTGCCAAAGTTAAAGCCTAACCCTACGAAGACAGAGGAGGAAATATTGGCTGGCATGAGCGATTCTATGAAGGCTGCCTTGTTTACACCGCGTGAGTATGGCTTTACACTGAAGAGTTATAACCAAGCTTCGCCAGTGGGTTATGTCATGAAAGCTAACTCTTTGGAAGATGAAAGTCCTGTGGAATATCCTAAGGTGACTGTCTATACGAGCTGGCACATCTTCAACGGTAGACTTTATATCTATAAAGACACACTTGACGAACAGGGACACCGCATCCCACAAGACTCTGTCGGCTTTGACTCTGGTTCTATGCGCTACCTTTCTGAAGACTCTATGGCTGCTCTTTTTGGTAAGAAAGTGATGCAGTATCACCGCAAGAAGAATGCTTTGGAAGCAAACAAAGAAGCTCAAAAAGCAGAAGAGAAGAACGCTATTATACAGAGTTTTAAGAAATAAATATGTTTCTTCCGTTAAATCTATAGATGATTCTTACATAGTTTTAACGGAAGGACTGAAGTAACTTATTAAACAAAATGATAGGATAAAAACTATCAAACTACATATTTTATTTAACTCTCCGACGCAAGATACCTTTTCTTATTAATACCTCAAAGATACGGATAGAGATTTGAAAAATCATTACATAATTTCAAATAAAACATCTATAAATAAGGACAAAAACACATACAAAAGGAAGACTTGTAACCAAAAGGATATCAATTAGTTAGAAAGCAGCATATCAAAAGATGCTTAATTGGACGTCAAAAGGGCGTTAGTAAGGGGCTTAAAGGGCACCTTTTGCAAGCCAAAAGGGCGTCTTTAAGAAGCCTAAAGGGCATGTATTAGACTTAAGTCGTCTGAAAATAGTTTACATATATTGCTTAGTCAAGGAATAAGTTGTTTGTAGAAAACGGTCAGACACCAAATCTATTCACATTTTACCTTGTATTTATTCCCCTTTGTGAAAGCATCTAATTGGGGATAGTTATCGTAAAAATATGAGCGATGTAATCTAATAAACCGATTTAGGTTTAATCTTTTCAAGCACAAGATTTGGCTGTTATTACAATTTTATATACCTTTGCGCAGATAATTATAGAGGTAATTCAGCCGTCATATACATAGGCTAAAAAGCCTTTCACAACCAAGGCAGCAATGCCGTTATAAAAAGGAGACCACTACAGGTTTTAAGAATATGAAGAAATTAATAGCGTTGTTTTCAATCATAACAATACTCTCCTTCTCTTGCTCAACCATCGTTTCTGCACAGGCACCAGCCAAAGCAGCGACCACAGCTACTGCTGACACACTTTCAGATGATGCACTGAACGAGACAGGTGTAGCCGATACAGCAACCGTTAAAACACCAACCGCACAAGATACGGGCATCCACCAATCCTTAAAGCGTAAGTTCATCGAGGGTAATGCTGGCTTCATGTCGTTGGTAGCGTTAGCTTTGGTGTTAGGCTTAGCATTCTGTATTGAACGCATTATCTATCTAAGTCTTTCAGAAATAGACGCCAAACGATTTGTTGGTAAGTTGGAGGATATGATTGTTGCAGGTGAGATTGAACAGGCAAAAGCACTGAGCCGTGACACACGTGGACCAGTAGCTTCCATCTGTTATCAAGGTCTGTTGCGTATAGACGATTCTATAGAAAATATCGAACGTAGCGTTACCTCATACGGTAGTGTTCAGAGTGCTAACCTTGAGAAGGGCTGTTCATGGATTACACTCTTCATTGCAATGGCTCCATCACTCGGTTTCCTTGGAACCGTTATCGGTATGGTTATGGCATTCGATCAGATTCAAGAGGCTGGCGATATTAGTCCAACGATTGTGGCATCAGGTATGAAGGTGGCTTTGATTACAACCATCTTCGGTATCATCGTAGCCCTCGTACTGCAGATATTCTACAACTATATCCTCTCAAAGATTGACCATATCACAGCACAGATGGAAGAATCAGCCATCACATTGTTGGATGCAATCATGAAGTATAAACTTAAATCAATTCATAATTCATAATTCAAAATTCATAATTATGATTACTTATGAGTCACAATACATTAACAAATACTCGAATGGGAGCTTATTAGTAAGAAAGAATTATGATATTCATATTCAACTATTCTTACCAAGTTTCCTTCTGTAACAAACATAGAAGACATCGGTAATCATAATTATGAATTCTGAATTATGAACTATGAATTAAAGAAATAATCATAATTATGAATTATGAATTTTGAATTCTGAATTAAAGAAGTAATCATAATTATGAATTGTGAATTATGAATTCTGAATTAAAAAGTGGTATGATGAAAATAAAAGGTATAGCAAAGATGGACGAGGAACGCATATCACAGCGTGTCCTCTACGTGATAGTAGCCTTATCAGCTATTGTCTTTTTG
The nucleotide sequence above comes from Prevotella melaninogenica ATCC 25845. Encoded proteins:
- a CDS encoding MotA/TolQ/ExbB proton channel family protein; this encodes MKKLIALFSIITILSFSCSTIVSAQAPAKAATTATADTLSDDALNETGVADTATVKTPTAQDTGIHQSLKRKFIEGNAGFMSLVALALVLGLAFCIERIIYLSLSEIDAKRFVGKLEDMIVAGEIEQAKALSRDTRGPVASICYQGLLRIDDSIENIERSVTSYGSVQSANLEKGCSWITLFIAMAPSLGFLGTVIGMVMAFDQIQEAGDISPTIVASGMKVALITTIFGIIVALVLQIFYNYILSKIDHITAQMEESAITLLDAIMKYKLKSIHNS